Proteins encoded together in one Rhizobacter sp. J219 window:
- a CDS encoding ABC transporter substrate-binding protein has product MKTFSSCLHACALAGAIAVAPATAFAQGKPQYGGELRLGTVYVGISALSWDPADYNWKINHDAGAQYEVLWAGDLSKSVKNGGKHRFVADAWLPSDAIRGELAESWKWVDPLTVEVKLRKGVMYPEKPGVMKSREFVADDVVYAVERQQKSPKKIPEYLDHIAKVTAKDKHTVVFNFKHYNAEWDYRWGWGYYSAIVPKEVVEAGASNWKNVNGTGPFLLQDFQAGNSNTYVKNPNYWDKEKIGGQEYKLPFVDKVTYRTIKDEATRYSLLRTGKLDILEVIRASEVEDLKKQAPQLKWSRTLAMAGTYMAMRVDTKPFDDIRVRQAMNMAVDRQAIIKSIYSGHAEVFGFPMHPDYVGYFEPLNAMPKAVQDLFTYNPTRAKQLLAEAGYPNGFTFKVQYNSVNGTHADLVQMLAAYYDKIGVKLEIQPMEYPAFLSAMTTRTNAPLYLMDNGHTNPTTSIRKNFVKGQVWNPSQWDDPAYEKKVSEVLAERDEGKRQIMLKVLTREILEKAPYVWLPTPYNHVAWWPWVKNYDGELRAGAVRPWPIYSRIWIDQELKKKMGK; this is encoded by the coding sequence ATGAAGACGTTCAGCAGTTGCTTGCATGCATGCGCCCTCGCGGGCGCCATCGCCGTGGCGCCTGCCACCGCCTTCGCCCAAGGCAAGCCGCAATACGGCGGCGAGCTGCGGCTGGGGACCGTCTACGTGGGCATCTCGGCCCTGTCGTGGGACCCGGCCGACTACAACTGGAAGATCAACCACGATGCCGGCGCGCAGTACGAGGTGCTGTGGGCGGGTGACCTGTCGAAGTCGGTGAAGAACGGCGGCAAGCACCGCTTCGTGGCCGACGCCTGGCTGCCGAGCGACGCCATCCGCGGCGAGCTGGCGGAAAGCTGGAAGTGGGTCGATCCGCTGACGGTCGAGGTCAAGCTGCGCAAGGGCGTGATGTACCCCGAGAAGCCGGGCGTGATGAAGTCGCGCGAGTTCGTCGCCGACGACGTGGTCTATGCCGTCGAGCGGCAGCAGAAGAGCCCGAAGAAGATCCCCGAGTACCTCGACCACATCGCCAAGGTCACGGCGAAGGACAAGCACACCGTCGTCTTCAACTTCAAGCACTACAACGCCGAGTGGGACTACCGATGGGGCTGGGGCTACTACTCGGCCATCGTGCCGAAAGAAGTGGTCGAGGCCGGCGCCTCCAACTGGAAGAACGTGAACGGCACCGGCCCCTTCCTGCTACAGGACTTCCAGGCCGGCAACTCCAACACCTACGTCAAGAACCCCAACTACTGGGACAAGGAAAAGATCGGCGGCCAGGAGTACAAGCTGCCCTTCGTCGACAAGGTCACCTACCGCACCATCAAGGACGAGGCCACGCGCTATTCGCTCCTGCGCACCGGCAAGCTCGACATTCTTGAAGTGATCCGCGCGAGCGAGGTCGAAGACCTGAAGAAGCAGGCGCCGCAGCTCAAGTGGTCGCGCACGCTGGCGATGGCCGGCACCTACATGGCGATGCGCGTCGACACCAAGCCCTTCGACGACATCCGCGTGCGCCAGGCGATGAACATGGCCGTCGACCGCCAGGCCATCATCAAGTCGATCTACAGCGGGCACGCCGAAGTCTTCGGCTTCCCGATGCACCCCGACTACGTGGGCTACTTCGAGCCGCTCAATGCGATGCCAAAGGCGGTGCAGGACCTTTTCACCTACAACCCGACCCGCGCCAAGCAGCTGCTGGCCGAAGCCGGCTACCCCAATGGCTTCACCTTCAAGGTTCAATACAACTCGGTCAATGGCACGCACGCCGACCTGGTGCAGATGCTCGCCGCCTACTACGACAAGATCGGCGTCAAGCTCGAGATCCAGCCGATGGAGTACCCGGCCTTCCTGTCGGCGATGACGACGCGCACCAACGCGCCGCTCTACCTGATGGACAACGGCCACACCAACCCGACGACCTCGATCCGCAAGAACTTCGTCAAGGGCCAGGTCTGGAACCCCTCGCAGTGGGACGACCCGGCCTACGAGAAGAAGGTGAGCGAAGTGCTGGCCGAGCGTGACGAAGGCAAGCGCCAGATCATGCTCAAGGTGCTGACGCGCGAGATCCTGGAGAAGGCGCCCTATGTGTGGCTGCCCACGCCCTACAACCACGTGGCCTGGTGGCCGTGGGTGAAGAACTACGACGGTGAATTGCGCGCAGGCGCGGTGCGCCCGTGGCCGATCTACTCCCGCATCTGGATCGACCAAGAGTTGAAGAAAAAGATGGGCAAGTGA
- a CDS encoding biliverdin-producing heme oxygenase produces MNELRDKTRTEHTRIESVLRLAHPMSAARYASVMTGFHEFLRRWEPRLAAALPAHLRDWSAKRRRSGFAADDLRHLDAPHTPHLAHAAERAVHSIPMADVAGALGSMYVIEGSALGGQVITPMLRQHLGLTPARGASYFHGHGAATGAMWRDFREVITRELGHDDTAARSACHSAQRTFVALCEVFEGVTA; encoded by the coding sequence TTGAATGAGCTGCGTGACAAGACACGCACCGAACACACACGGATCGAATCCGTGCTGCGGCTGGCGCATCCCATGAGTGCAGCTCGTTATGCGAGCGTGATGACCGGCTTCCACGAGTTCCTGCGCCGCTGGGAGCCACGCCTGGCGGCCGCCCTGCCCGCGCACCTGCGCGACTGGTCGGCCAAGCGCAGGCGCAGTGGCTTCGCCGCCGACGACCTGCGCCATCTCGACGCCCCGCACACACCTCATCTCGCGCATGCGGCCGAGCGCGCGGTGCACAGCATCCCGATGGCCGATGTGGCCGGCGCCCTGGGCTCGATGTACGTCATCGAAGGCTCGGCCCTCGGTGGCCAGGTGATCACCCCGATGCTCCGCCAGCACCTCGGCCTCACGCCCGCCCGCGGTGCGAGCTACTTCCACGGCCACGGCGCGGCCACCGGGGCGATGTGGCGCGACTTCCGCGAGGTCATCACCCGCGAACTCGGCCACGACGATACCGCCGCCCGCAGCGCCTGCCACAGCGCGCAGCGCACCTTCGTCGCGCTGTGCGAGGTGTTCGAAGGCGTGACCGCATGA
- a CDS encoding TetR/AcrR family transcriptional regulator → MSATLPAQTQRFQEKREAILSAAANLFNQHGVKGATLADIAASVGLVTNSVTYYYRKKEDLATACFLRAIEVFRGIIEQASQKSGIEARLQEFFRLQTALFADIDRGARAPLMQFNDMRALPSPHFEVVSDAYNDMFRRLRELMRTPQTSTLGRADLAARTYMVLSVAHWMRGWIDRYETDEYPRIAERVSDIVIHGSAAPGAVWTPSQAEREWRLTVNDDATAEAFLRAASFLVNEQGYRGASVDMISAKLNVTKGSFYHHNDNKEDLIFDCFQRTFAVIRRALSLAESIEGRGWDRACAISRSLARFQLSPEGPLLRLGATSALSDPERRSDVRRTMSRLTERLAGVVVDGMMDGSIRPLHPVIAAQVASGLVNSAGSLGHWVPSATQDNVAEMYVRPIFLGILCPPSVAA, encoded by the coding sequence ATGTCCGCGACGCTTCCTGCCCAGACGCAGCGCTTCCAGGAGAAGCGCGAAGCCATCCTCAGCGCCGCCGCCAACCTGTTCAACCAGCATGGCGTGAAAGGCGCGACGCTCGCCGACATCGCCGCCAGCGTCGGCCTGGTCACCAACAGCGTCACCTACTACTACCGCAAGAAGGAAGACCTGGCGACCGCCTGCTTCCTGCGCGCGATCGAGGTCTTCCGCGGCATCATCGAACAGGCCTCGCAGAAGAGCGGCATCGAAGCCCGCCTGCAGGAGTTCTTCCGCCTGCAGACCGCCCTCTTCGCCGACATCGACCGCGGCGCCCGCGCCCCGCTGATGCAGTTCAACGACATGCGCGCGCTGCCGAGCCCGCATTTCGAGGTCGTCTCAGACGCCTACAACGACATGTTCCGCCGCCTGCGCGAGCTGATGCGCACGCCGCAGACCTCAACGCTCGGCCGAGCCGACCTGGCCGCGCGGACCTACATGGTGTTGTCGGTGGCGCACTGGATGCGCGGCTGGATCGACCGCTACGAGACCGACGAATACCCGCGCATCGCCGAGCGTGTGAGCGACATCGTGATCCACGGCAGCGCCGCGCCCGGCGCGGTGTGGACACCCTCGCAGGCCGAGCGCGAATGGCGCCTCACCGTCAACGACGACGCCACCGCCGAAGCCTTCCTGCGCGCCGCCTCCTTCCTCGTCAACGAGCAGGGCTACCGCGGCGCCTCGGTCGACATGATCTCGGCCAAGCTCAACGTGACCAAGGGCTCCTTCTATCACCACAACGACAACAAGGAAGACCTGATCTTCGACTGCTTCCAGCGCACCTTCGCCGTGATCCGGCGCGCGCTGAGCCTCGCCGAAAGCATCGAGGGCCGCGGCTGGGACCGTGCCTGCGCCATCTCGCGTTCGCTCGCACGCTTCCAGCTGTCGCCCGAAGGCCCGCTGCTTCGCCTGGGCGCAACGAGTGCCCTGTCGGACCCCGAGCGCCGCAGCGACGTGCGCCGCACCATGAGCCGGCTCACCGAGCGCCTGGCCGGCGTGGTGGTCGACGGCATGATGGACGGCTCCATCCGCCCGCTGCACCCGGTGATTGCCGCTCAGGTGGCCAGCGGCCTGGTCAACTCGGCCGGCAGCCTCGGGCACTGGGTGCCCAGTGCCACGCAGGACAACGTGGCCGAGATGTACGTCCGGCCCATCTTCCTGGGCATCCTCTGCCCCCCGAGCGTGGCCGCGTGA
- a CDS encoding Ku protein — MATASRSLWKGAISFGLVHIPVSLHSASTESGVDFDWLDKRSMDPVGYKRINKRTGREITKENIVKGIEYENDKYVLLSDEEIEAVYPRSTQAIEIEAFVSMGEIPFVYLDRPYYLAPVGKGQKVYALLREALRKSERVGLARVVIHTKQHLAALVPAGPALVLNLLRWSDEIRTWEDLALPEEGVKANHISERELQMAGELIDDMTVPFDPSQFADRFKEQVMALVERKVEAGETETVLEPEEEPLPKGADVVDLTALLQQSLKGRRDPQHKAAPKKKRAA; from the coding sequence ATGGCAACTGCATCGCGTTCACTGTGGAAAGGCGCCATCAGCTTCGGGCTGGTGCACATCCCCGTGAGCCTGCATTCGGCGTCCACCGAAAGCGGGGTCGACTTCGATTGGCTCGACAAACGCAGCATGGACCCGGTCGGCTACAAGCGCATCAACAAGCGCACCGGCCGTGAAATCACCAAGGAAAACATCGTCAAGGGCATCGAGTACGAGAACGACAAATACGTGCTGCTCAGCGACGAGGAGATCGAGGCGGTGTACCCGCGCTCCACCCAGGCGATCGAGATCGAGGCCTTCGTGTCGATGGGCGAGATCCCGTTCGTCTATCTCGACCGGCCGTACTACCTGGCCCCGGTGGGCAAGGGCCAGAAGGTGTACGCGCTGCTGCGCGAGGCCTTGCGCAAGAGCGAGCGGGTGGGCCTCGCGCGGGTGGTGATCCACACCAAGCAGCACCTTGCCGCACTGGTGCCCGCCGGGCCGGCGCTGGTGCTCAATCTCTTGCGCTGGAGCGACGAGATCCGCACCTGGGAAGACCTCGCGCTGCCCGAGGAAGGAGTGAAGGCGAACCACATCAGTGAGCGCGAGCTGCAGATGGCGGGCGAGTTGATCGACGACATGACCGTGCCCTTCGACCCCTCGCAATTTGCCGACCGCTTCAAGGAGCAGGTGATGGCGCTGGTGGAGCGCAAGGTTGAAGCGGGCGAGACCGAAACAGTGCTCGAACCGGAAGAGGAGCCGCTGCCCAAGGGCGCCGATGTGGTCGACCTCACGGCCCTGCTGCAGCAGAGCCTGAAGGGCAGGCGCGACCCCCAACACAAGGCGGCACCGAAGAAGAAGCGTGCGGCGTGA
- a CDS encoding ABC transporter ATP-binding protein: protein MSQPNQNATAANSTSKADPLLRVENLKVHFPVHAGAVLRKQVGAVKAVDGVSFTLNRGETLGLVGESGCGKSTTGLAILRMQDITEGKVFFEGEDITAQDKRTGRFRRRMQMVYQDPYGSLNPRMTVADIVSEPMEVYKVGSKAERKERVAHLLKTVGLLPDMADRYPHEFSGGQRQRIAIARALALEPSLIICDEPVSALDVSIQAQVVNVLVELQQRLGLSYLFVAHDLAVVRHISHRIAVMYLGRIVEIASKDDLYQRPMHPYTQALMSAVPVADPEIEATRPRIVVTGEVPSALRPPSGCRFHPRCPMAMDVCKTKDPALLDKGAGRAVACHLHDGAVMQMPESRKVAA, encoded by the coding sequence ATGTCACAGCCTAATCAAAACGCCACCGCTGCCAACAGCACCTCCAAGGCCGACCCGCTGCTGCGCGTCGAGAACCTGAAGGTCCACTTCCCCGTGCACGCGGGCGCCGTGCTGCGCAAGCAGGTCGGCGCCGTGAAGGCCGTCGACGGCGTGTCGTTCACGCTCAACCGCGGCGAGACGCTCGGCCTCGTGGGCGAATCGGGCTGCGGCAAGTCGACCACGGGCCTCGCGATCCTGCGCATGCAGGACATCACCGAAGGCAAGGTGTTCTTCGAAGGCGAAGACATCACCGCGCAAGACAAGCGCACCGGGCGCTTCCGCCGCCGCATGCAGATGGTCTACCAAGACCCGTACGGCTCGCTGAACCCGCGCATGACAGTGGCCGACATCGTGAGCGAGCCGATGGAGGTCTACAAGGTGGGCTCCAAGGCCGAGCGTAAGGAGCGCGTGGCCCATCTGCTCAAGACCGTGGGCCTGCTGCCCGACATGGCCGACCGCTACCCGCACGAGTTCTCGGGCGGCCAGCGCCAGCGCATCGCCATCGCCCGCGCACTGGCGCTCGAGCCCAGCCTCATCATCTGCGACGAGCCGGTGTCGGCGCTCGACGTGTCGATCCAGGCGCAGGTGGTCAACGTGCTGGTCGAACTGCAGCAGCGGCTGGGCCTGTCGTACCTCTTCGTCGCGCACGACCTCGCGGTGGTGCGCCACATCAGCCACCGCATCGCGGTGATGTACCTCGGCCGCATCGTCGAGATCGCCTCCAAGGACGACCTCTACCAGCGCCCGATGCACCCCTACACCCAGGCGCTGATGTCGGCCGTGCCGGTGGCCGACCCCGAGATCGAGGCGACCCGCCCGCGCATCGTCGTCACCGGCGAGGTGCCCAGCGCCCTGCGTCCGCCCTCGGGCTGCCGGTTCCACCCGCGCTGCCCGATGGCGATGGACGTCTGCAAGACCAAGGACCCGGCCCTGCTCGACAAGGGTGCCGGCCGCGCAGTGGCCTGCCACCTGCACGACGGCGCGGTGATGCAGATGCCGGAATCGCGCAAAGTGGCCGCTTGA
- the ligD gene encoding DNA ligase D, which produces MRREPMGTGSLATYQRKRDFRATPEPAGEVGASGEALSFVVQKHAARRLHYDFRLELDGTLKSWAVPKGPSLDPHDKRMAVQVEDHPLSYGGFEGVIPEGHYGAGSVIVWDRGTWVPLGDPHQGYREGKLKFELHGEKLNGGFTLVRMKSREHERQVPWLLIKEADDEAKPASEFDVIEALPDSVLVGTTKRPVAAKAPAKSPAKSPAKARAAKRRSGLELPLSLTPQLATLVDDVPPGDDWLYEIKFDGYRIVTRIDGDDVRSFTRNGHDWSHRLPTLVKAVRALGIGWGWLDGEIIVAGPAGTPDFQLLQNAFDAQRTQGIQYYVFDLPFHDGQDLREHPLRERRERLQSLLEGHAAGAVQFSASFDADPRELLASAREAGLEGLIAKRASAPYRSRRSADWVKLKLGQRQEFVIGGFTDPKGSRAGIGSLLLGVRDAQGHLRYAGNVGSGFDDKTLAALRKQLDAIETPTSPYTDGPMRVGTVKRVKPHWVKPKLIAEVAFAEWTKSGHVRQAVFHGLRSDKRAERITKEVAQHVAAAPARTALPKDFRVTHPERVIDPGSGITKGQLIAYYAQVAELMLPHLKQRPVSLLRAPEGVAGQFFFQKHAEKKSFPHIQILDRALYPSHDPLLAVGTPLALLSAAQMNVIEFHTWNATTRAMDRPDRMVFDLDPGEGVAWPRVQEGAQLVHTMLGEIGLTGFLKTSGGKGLHVVVPLAPKYDWDTVKDFSQAIVAHLASVIPDRFVAKSGPKNRVGRIFVDYLRNGLGATTVCAWSARARPGLGVSVPVAWDELPGLTGGAQWTVHTVAERLAIGNTPWAGYAKTKQSLARAMKAMGFDPTAGR; this is translated from the coding sequence GTGCGGCGTGAACCCATGGGCACCGGCAGCCTCGCCACCTACCAGCGCAAGCGCGACTTCCGCGCCACGCCGGAGCCCGCCGGCGAGGTGGGCGCGTCGGGCGAGGCCTTGAGCTTCGTCGTGCAGAAGCATGCGGCGCGGCGCTTGCACTACGACTTCCGCCTCGAACTCGACGGCACGCTCAAGAGCTGGGCCGTGCCCAAGGGCCCGAGCCTCGACCCGCACGACAAACGCATGGCGGTGCAGGTGGAAGACCACCCCTTGTCGTATGGGGGCTTCGAGGGCGTGATCCCCGAAGGCCACTACGGCGCCGGCTCGGTGATCGTGTGGGACCGCGGCACCTGGGTGCCGCTCGGCGACCCGCACCAGGGCTACCGAGAGGGCAAGCTCAAGTTCGAGCTTCATGGCGAAAAGCTCAACGGCGGCTTCACGCTCGTGCGCATGAAGTCGCGCGAGCACGAGCGGCAGGTGCCGTGGCTGCTGATCAAGGAAGCCGATGACGAGGCCAAGCCTGCGAGCGAGTTCGACGTGATCGAGGCGCTGCCCGACAGCGTGCTCGTGGGCACGACGAAGCGCCCGGTCGCGGCCAAGGCGCCGGCGAAGTCTCCCGCGAAATCCCCCGCAAAGGCGCGTGCCGCAAAGCGCAGGTCCGGGCTTGAACTGCCGCTGTCGCTGACCCCGCAGCTCGCCACGCTGGTCGACGACGTGCCGCCTGGCGACGACTGGCTGTACGAGATCAAGTTCGACGGCTACCGCATCGTGACGCGCATCGACGGCGACGACGTGCGCAGCTTCACCCGCAACGGGCACGACTGGTCGCACCGCTTGCCGACGCTCGTGAAGGCCGTCCGTGCGCTCGGCATCGGCTGGGGCTGGCTCGATGGCGAGATCATCGTCGCGGGCCCGGCGGGTACGCCCGACTTCCAGTTGCTGCAGAACGCCTTCGATGCGCAGCGCACGCAGGGCATCCAGTACTACGTGTTCGACCTGCCCTTCCACGATGGTCAGGATCTGCGCGAGCACCCGTTGCGCGAGCGGCGCGAGCGGCTGCAGTCGCTGCTCGAAGGGCACGCGGCGGGCGCGGTGCAGTTCAGTGCGTCTTTCGATGCCGATCCGCGCGAACTGCTGGCCTCGGCCCGCGAAGCGGGCCTCGAAGGATTGATCGCCAAGCGCGCCTCGGCGCCGTACCGCTCGCGCCGCTCGGCCGACTGGGTCAAGCTCAAGCTCGGCCAGCGGCAGGAGTTCGTGATCGGCGGCTTCACCGACCCCAAGGGCTCGCGCGCCGGCATCGGCTCGCTGCTGCTGGGCGTGCGCGACGCGCAGGGCCACCTGCGTTATGCCGGCAATGTGGGCAGCGGCTTCGACGACAAGACGCTGGCCGCGCTGCGCAAGCAGCTCGATGCGATCGAGACCCCGACGAGCCCCTACACCGATGGGCCGATGCGTGTGGGCACGGTCAAGCGCGTGAAGCCGCATTGGGTGAAGCCCAAGCTGATCGCCGAGGTGGCATTCGCCGAGTGGACGAAAAGCGGCCACGTGCGCCAGGCGGTGTTCCACGGGCTGCGCAGCGACAAGCGGGCCGAGCGCATCACCAAAGAGGTGGCCCAGCACGTGGCGGCGGCGCCGGCCCGGACGGCATTGCCGAAGGACTTCCGCGTCACGCACCCCGAGCGGGTGATCGACCCGGGCAGCGGCATCACCAAGGGCCAGCTGATCGCGTACTACGCGCAAGTGGCCGAGTTGATGCTGCCGCACTTGAAGCAGCGGCCGGTGTCGCTGCTGCGCGCACCCGAGGGCGTGGCGGGGCAGTTCTTCTTCCAGAAGCACGCCGAGAAGAAGAGCTTTCCCCACATCCAGATCCTCGACCGGGCGCTGTACCCGTCGCACGACCCGCTGCTGGCCGTCGGCACACCGCTCGCGCTGCTGTCGGCCGCGCAGATGAACGTGATCGAGTTCCACACCTGGAACGCGACCACGCGGGCAATGGACCGGCCCGACCGCATGGTGTTCGACCTCGATCCGGGCGAGGGGGTGGCGTGGCCGAGGGTTCAGGAAGGTGCCCAGCTTGTGCACACGATGCTCGGCGAGATCGGCCTCACGGGCTTCCTGAAGACAAGCGGCGGCAAAGGCCTGCATGTGGTGGTGCCGCTCGCCCCGAAGTACGACTGGGACACGGTGAAGGACTTCTCTCAGGCCATCGTGGCGCACCTGGCCTCGGTGATCCCCGACCGCTTCGTGGCGAAGAGCGGCCCGAAGAACCGCGTCGGCCGCATCTTCGTCGACTATCTGCGCAACGGCCTGGGCGCGACCACGGTGTGCGCCTGGTCGGCCCGGGCGCGGCCGGGGCTGGGCGTGTCGGTGCCGGTCGCCTGGGACGAGTTGCCCGGCCTCACGGGTGGCGCGCAGTGGACAGTGCACACCGTGGCCGAGCGCCTGGCCATCGGCAACACGCCCTGGGCCGGTTACGCGAAGACGAAGCAGAGCCTCGCGCGGGCGATGAAGGCGATGGGTTTCGACCCGACAGCGGGGCGATGA
- a CDS encoding DNA topoisomerase IB encodes MRTTTTVDATPPGLLYVSDTMPGIRRLRDGDSFRYRDPNGRLLRDPQALQRIRKLAIPPAYEEVWICPLPQGHLQATGRDARGRKQYRYHPDWREARDAHKFERMREFGQALPRIRAKVKRDLGAPLGSRASVLAALVRLLDTTLVRIGNDEYARENGSFGLTTLRNRHAAVQGARLRLRFRGKSGVWHEVALEDPQVARIVRACQAMPGHDLFQYEDDGGQTRCVSSSDVNEYIRTLSGADFTAKDFRTWHASVHALARLCALRDPGPVSRKRANDVLREVAGLLGNTLAVCRKSYVHPGVVALATQRGVGVLAEGVLKRCRGLTVAECRLLAFLSAPSGSAPPGLGEEPR; translated from the coding sequence ATGCGCACGACCACCACCGTCGATGCGACGCCGCCCGGGCTGCTCTACGTCAGCGACACCATGCCCGGCATCCGGCGCCTGCGCGATGGCGACAGCTTCCGCTACCGCGACCCGAATGGCCGGCTGCTGCGCGACCCGCAGGCGCTGCAGCGCATCCGCAAGCTGGCGATCCCGCCGGCCTACGAAGAGGTGTGGATCTGCCCCTTGCCGCAAGGCCACCTGCAGGCGACTGGCCGCGATGCACGGGGCCGCAAGCAGTACCGCTACCACCCGGACTGGCGCGAGGCGCGCGACGCGCACAAATTCGAGCGCATGCGCGAGTTCGGCCAGGCGCTGCCGCGCATCCGCGCGAAGGTCAAGCGCGACCTCGGCGCGCCGCTCGGCAGCCGGGCCTCGGTGCTGGCCGCGCTGGTGCGGCTGCTCGACACCACGCTCGTGCGCATCGGCAACGACGAATACGCCCGCGAGAACGGCTCCTTCGGCCTCACCACGCTGCGCAACCGGCATGCGGCGGTGCAGGGCGCGCGGCTGCGCCTGCGCTTTCGCGGCAAGAGCGGGGTCTGGCACGAGGTGGCGCTCGAAGACCCGCAGGTCGCGCGCATCGTGCGCGCCTGCCAGGCCATGCCGGGCCACGACCTGTTCCAGTACGAAGACGATGGCGGGCAGACGCGCTGCGTCAGCTCGTCAGACGTCAACGAATACATCCGCACCCTGAGCGGCGCCGATTTCACCGCGAAGGACTTCCGCACCTGGCATGCGAGCGTGCATGCGCTGGCGCGGTTGTGCGCATTGCGGGACCCGGGGCCGGTCAGCCGCAAACGGGCCAACGACGTCTTGCGCGAGGTGGCGGGGCTGCTGGGCAACACGCTGGCGGTGTGCCGCAAGTCGTATGTGCACCCGGGGGTGGTGGCGCTGGCGACGCAGCGAGGCGTCGGCGTCTTGGCGGAAGGGGTGTTGAAACGCTGCCGGGGCCTGACGGTGGCCGAGTGCCGGCTGCTGGCGTTTCTGTCGGCGCCGAGCGGGTCGGCACCACCGGGGCTCGGGGAAGAGCCCCGGTAG
- a CDS encoding ABC transporter ATP-binding protein, whose translation MTEPLLQVRNLTTRFRTERGEVTAVDNVSFDVAPGETLAIVGESGSGKSVTALSILRLIPNPPGRIESGQILFEGKDLVKMSDEEIRAVRGDRIAMIFQEPMTSLNPTITVGKQIAEPMNLHRGTPWEQALKTAGELLAKVRIPDAASKGSAYPHQFSGGQRQRAMIAMALACKPRLIIADEPTTALDVTVQAQVLDLLKELCRETQASLILITHDLGVVARYADRVAVMYGGRIVEQSSARNIYKTPSHPYTRGLLASVPRLDGDSSQRLVPIEGSPPDLSRLPPGCAFAPRCRLATDECTQQRPQLRSVGNNHIMACIRDVTA comes from the coding sequence TTGACCGAACCCCTGCTCCAAGTCCGCAACCTCACCACGCGCTTTCGCACCGAGCGCGGTGAGGTGACTGCGGTCGACAACGTCTCCTTCGACGTCGCCCCCGGCGAGACGCTTGCCATCGTCGGCGAGTCGGGCTCGGGCAAGAGCGTCACCGCGCTCTCGATCCTGCGGCTCATCCCCAACCCGCCGGGGCGCATCGAGAGCGGCCAGATCCTCTTCGAGGGAAAGGACCTGGTGAAGATGAGCGACGAGGAGATCCGCGCCGTGCGCGGTGACCGCATCGCGATGATCTTCCAGGAGCCGATGACCTCGCTGAACCCGACCATCACGGTCGGCAAGCAGATCGCCGAGCCGATGAACCTGCACCGCGGCACCCCATGGGAGCAGGCGCTCAAGACGGCAGGCGAGCTGCTGGCCAAGGTGCGCATTCCCGATGCGGCCTCCAAGGGCAGCGCCTACCCGCACCAGTTCTCGGGCGGCCAGCGCCAGCGCGCGATGATCGCGATGGCGCTCGCCTGCAAGCCACGGCTCATCATCGCCGACGAACCCACCACCGCACTCGACGTGACGGTGCAGGCCCAGGTGCTCGACCTCCTGAAGGAGCTGTGCCGCGAGACGCAGGCCTCGCTCATCCTCATCACGCACGACCTCGGCGTGGTGGCGCGTTATGCCGACCGCGTGGCGGTGATGTACGGCGGGCGCATCGTCGAGCAATCGTCGGCGCGCAACATCTACAAGACCCCGAGCCACCCCTACACCCGCGGCCTGCTCGCCTCGGTGCCGCGGCTGGATGGCGACTCGTCGCAGCGGCTCGTGCCCATCGAAGGCTCGCCGCCCGACCTGTCGCGCCTGCCACCGGGTTGCGCGTTTGCGCCGCGCTGCCGTCTCGCCACCGACGAGTGCACCCAGCAGCGGCCGCAGCTTCGCTCGGTCGGCAACAACCACATCATGGCCTGCATTCGCGATGTCACAGCCTAA